Proteins co-encoded in one Lasioglossum baleicum chromosome 3, iyLasBale1, whole genome shotgun sequence genomic window:
- the LOC143221936 gene encoding uncharacterized protein LOC143221936 isoform X2: MQCGLCAVVAGLFRRAMCIAGSRRGSGESSYQAINPEGQPRRLSQVAPIETGLKASEIAEHVKEAVETQQRRTAEITVDSGEQNAVFIRISDTALPAPSVSVTLPEVSDEPAKEPPIRHLSEVDRILLESLDIGHSRPRPTGRFLTMHKRRRKRLTTRSLNQEPGILDDIFHGLVQCVLQKAGNWRFNAFTLETVTGGRSLPVLCVHLFHWYGLLQHFNLDVVTVWKLFAFIEEGYHSTNPYHNSIHATDVTQAMHCFLQEKKIRMHLTDLEIMASLIAAVTHDLDHPGVNQPFLVATSNHLAALYQNTSVLENHHWRSAIGCLLESGVSDQLPANIRPELQRHISSLILATDITRQQEFLVQFKHYLDDNSLEMKRPEDRHFILQIALKCADISNPCRPWDISKKWSYKVCEEFFRQGDYERRLNLPVTPLCNRHTTSIPKIQAGFFKFVVTPLYEEWHRFLGDGLSVSLMEHLRGNQKKWETLIQQEAAEEWDAKMLKQEEPEEGVSSTDDPDADEDTGSIDLLIPAAYVQSSNSKLQSLPARVGLEQIGRRHSVPLSITKPLTLLPRSGARRESVPSENKSKNLMLRLEDQSLLDPNSLSLFSSKSSVQELSPNANVTERPVSAESLLPEPSIASITNSAEASRLSSVLQPDNQKTGTQSKQLTRQQTFPPLQPFIRMRYLSTTAEMSQCYSQILVEATSSTSSSCSVKDKSCANGHCGTPPTHEADSLLAKSSVEKLSRESLVVDVGSKRRASAIVDSIRPKDVLLTADHPRRHSVQTIRIDDTYFKNRHKRPASAQGSDSTQVLYTSLTSSRNDKNARNIDIETKPDGSGPTKTNYESEKVLGHDPRTISPFCKPDQCSSSMYVAKPKCVEPEVRRYSTPVPEIKTIMTDAGGRRFTTIPVSSELSTHKVFFIGSPPDSPPLIQSKSSSSDSGSEPRKCSGDNDIVSIGSKRDPEAVKEKSSKVAKLSLDVQMKENVDPRGIDDPKGINVSRKGSQPWARRRGSAPVGLLSRLDDITVPSIASTRVDYTSRRGSVPTDIARHQGGGSNRLALGVREGNITTPRRASLPQETALGNLLGNILSLTNERENLPINNNNNNNNTGTSNNNGLARIIDSTGPSMPSPRRGSVPADISELRRDMFNRSSINGKPRNRKKILRRRSSGGPEMFSGGSTDGNDNGTWLKWKRELGKRDPIPEPLIKRRGSLPIEMVAISHAGRYNHR, translated from the exons AGAAGGACTGCAGAGATAACGGTGGACAGTGGGGAACAGAATGCGGTGTTCATCCGCATTTCCG ATACCGCATTACCAGCGCCGAGTGTGTCAGTGACCTTGCCGGAAGTTAGCGATGAACCAGCGAAAGAGCCGCCAATCAGACATTTGTCGGAGGTGGACCGAATCCTCTTGGAGAGTTTGGATATCGGTCATTCCAGGCCCAGGCCCACCGGTCGATTCCTCACGATGCACAAGCGGCGCCGTAAGAGGCTTACCACGAGATCCTTAAATCAGGAACCGGGTATCTTAGACGATATTTTCCATGGTCTGGTTCAG TGTGTACTGCAGAAGGCTGGTAACTGGCGGTTTAATGCATTTACACTAGAAACGGTGACAGGAG GTCGATCGCTACCAGTATTATGCGTGCATCTTTTTCATTGGTACGGACTGTTGCAACATTTCAACTTGGACGTGGTAACGGTGTGGAAATTGTTCG CCTTCATCGAGGAGGGTTACCACAGTACAAATCCTTACCACAACAGTATACACGCGACAGATGTGACTCAAGCAATGCACTGCTTCCTCCAAGAGAAAAAA ATTAGAATGCACTTAACCGACTTGGAAATCATGGCATCGCTGATAGCCGCGGTGACGCACGATTTGGATCATCCAGGCGTCAATCAACCATTTCTCGTCGCCACCAGCAATCACCTGGCCGCGCTCTACCAA AACACGTCGGTTCTTGAGAATCATCATTGGAGGTCGGCGATAGGATGTCTTCTGGAAAGCGGCGTTTCCGATCAATTGCCTGCTAATATCAGACCGGAGCTTCAACGACACATCAGCTCGTTGATTTTGGCGACAGACATTACGCGGCAGCAAGAATTCCTCGTCCAATTCAAA CACTATCTGGACGATAACTCGTTGGAAATGAAACGACCGGAGGATCGACATTTCATTCTGCAGATAGCCTTAAAATGCGCTGATATATCAAACCCGTGCAGACCTTGGGACATCTCGAAGAAGTGGTCGTATAAAGTATGCGAGGAATTCTTTCGACAAGGCGATTATGAGCGTCGGCTGAACCTGCCAGTGACGCCGTTATGCAATCGACATACCACAAGCATACCAAAGATACAGGCTGGATTCTTCAAATTCGTAGTGACACCCCTTTATGAGGAATGGCATCGTTTCCTAGGCGATGGCCTAAGCGTGTCGTTGATGGAGCACTTACGGGGCAATCAGAAGAAATGGGAGACACTGATCCAGCAGGAGGCAGCTGAAGAATGGGACGCGAAGATGCTGAAGCAGGAGGAACCGGAAGAAGGGGTCAGCTCAACGGATGATCCAGACGCTGACGAGGACACTGGAAGCATCGATCTGCTGATCCCGGCTGCGTACGTTCAGTCTTCGAACAGTAAGCTGCAAAGTTTGCCAGCGCGAGTCGGCCTGGAGCAAATCGGAAGGCGTCATTCTGTGCCATTAAGCATCACAAAGCCGTTGACTCTTTTACCACGCAGCGGAGCGAGACGCGAGAGCGTACCTAGCGAGAACAAGTCGAAAAATTTGATGCTGCGGCTGGAAGATCAAAGCCTACTAGACCCGAACTCGTTGTCCCTGTTCTCGTCGAAGAGCAGCGTGCAAGAACTATCACCGAACGCCAACGTGACAGAAAGACCTGTCAGCGCGGAGAGTCTTCTGCCAGAGCCGAGCATAGCCAGCATTACCAACAGCGCCGAGGCATCCAGGTTGAGTTCTGTTCTTCAACCGGACAACCAGAAGACAGGAACGCAATCGAAACAGTTGACAAGGCAGCAGACTTTCCCGCCTCTGCAGCCCTTCATCAGAATGCGATACTTGTCCACGACAGCGGAAATGTCGCAGTGCTACTCGCAAATCTTGGTCGAGGCCACCAGCTCCACGTCCTCTTCATGTTCGGTGAAGGACAAGTCCTGCGCGAATGGTCATTGCGGCACACCGCCTACACACGAAGCAGACTCGTTGCTAGCGAAATCCAGTGTCGAGAAACTATCGAGAGAATCGCTGGTGGTAGACGTCGGCAGCAAACGACGCGCTTCCGCGATCGTGGACTCGATCAGACCAAAAGACGTCCTCCTGACTGCCGATCACCCGCGACGTCATTCAGTACAAACTATCCGTATCGACGACACGTACTTTAAGAACCGTCACAAACGACCTGCCTCTGCTCAAGGATCGGATTCGACTCAAGTTTTGTACACATCGCTGACCAGCTCTCGCAACGACAAGAACGCGCGCAACATCGACATCGAAACGAAACCGGACGGCAGCGGCCCGACGAAGACGAACTACGAGAGTGAAAAAGTTCTAGGCCATGACCCACGGACTATATCGCCGTTCTGTAAACCCGACCAGTGTAGTAGTTCGATGTATGTTGCAAAACCGAAGTGCGTCGAGCCCGAAGTACGAAGATACTCAACTCCTGTGCCAGAAATTAAGACAATAATGACTGACGCCGGTGGTAGACGATTCACTACGATACCAGTGTCCTCAGAACTCAGCACTCACAAAGTGTTCTTCATCGGTAGCCCGCCGGATTCGCCGCCCCTGATCCAAAGCAAATCGTCGTCGAGCGACAGTGGTAGTGAACCGCGAAAATGTTCCGGTGATAACGACATTGTTTCTATCGGCAGCAAACGGGACCCGGAGGCTGTCAAGGAGAAGAGCTCGAAGGTTGCCAAATTGAGCCTGGACGTACAAATGAAGGAGAACGTTGATCCGCGCGGGATCGATGATCCGAAAGGAATAAACGTGTCTCGAAAGGGAAGTCAG CCATGGGCTAGAAGACGAGGATCTGCTCCGGTTGGTCTTTTATCAAGATTGGATGACATCACCGTACCATCTATAGCATCTACTAGGGTTGATTATACTTCCAGACGTGGATCTGTACCAACCGACATTGCAAGGCATCAAG GTGGAGGCAGTAATCGATTAGCCTTAGGAGTTAGAGAGGGTAACATTACAACACCTAGGAGAGCCAGTCTTCCGCAAGAAACTGCTCTTGGAAACCTTCTTGGCAATATATTATCGTTAACCA ATGAACGAGAGAATCTCCcaataaacaataataacaataataacaatacaGGAACAAGCAACAATAACGGATTAGCAAGAATAATCGATAGCACCGGACCTAGCATGCCGTCTCCGCGGCGAGGTTCAGTGCCAGCAGACATATCTGAATTACGCCGTGATATGTTCAATAGGAGTAGCATAAATGGTAAGCCTCGTAATCGGAAAAAGATTTTGAGGAGGAGAAGTTCTGGAGGACCAGAAATGTTTTCTGGAGGATCCACAGATGGAAACGATAATGGCACATGGCTTAAATGGAAGAGGGAACTAGGAAAAAGGGATCCGATTCCTGAACCGCTCATCAAGCGAAGAGGTTCCCTGCCCATAGAGATGGTGGCCATTTCTCATGCTGGTCGGTACAATCATAGATAA